One Cryptomeria japonica chromosome 9, Sugi_1.0, whole genome shotgun sequence genomic window carries:
- the LOC131044537 gene encoding uncharacterized protein LOC131044537, which yields MEGIGHMIRNVRSRKSSACSFSTQRWACVDVNKSVSTPDNYIEKEKGKEKGRGVEGGGGGASWWVPHPKTGIFYPKGQRKWIDDVEKDDSVQDVNTYWLRSYEAYVEKTPYDHLDN from the exons ATGGAGGGAATTGGCCATATGATCAGGAATGTACGCTCTAGGAAGAGCTCTGCTTGCAGTTTCTCAACTCAAAG ATGGGCTTGTGTGGATGTTAACAAGAGCGTTTCTACTCCAGACAATTATATAGAGAAGGAGAAAGGGAAGGAGAAAGGGAGAGGTGTggaaggtggaggtggaggagcaTCATGGTGGGTTCCACACCCTAAAACTGGTATTTTTTATCCAAAGGGACAGCGTAAGTGGATAgatgatgttgaaaaggatgaTAGTGTTCAAGATGTAAACACATATTGGCTTCGATCCTATGAGGCTTATGTTGAGAAGACACCTTATGATCATTTAGATAATTGA